The following proteins come from a genomic window of Pirellula staleyi DSM 6068:
- a CDS encoding ABC transporter ATP-binding protein, protein MPLLSVKDLTMRFGGLTAVKDVDIDVEAGQIVSVIGPNGAGKTTVFNAITGIYEPTSGTIEFAGRELVRPLNLRVIASCAAIGILTGTMLMLAASNIDQLWKAAVKRPMVIAYDTKEPLTTGQMLRGAREYLAGDLALNRLRSGRWTIISADGSITLGTEKNYELALARRDLVRRAIDDLDSLQVVQADKLELQLATGETIYSAENEAQIDFFRKQLSDIAARATAASFWQIGAMFLGTILGAAGTYVVWNRSRRVPEVISHGGIARTFQNIRLFPHMTVLENVLIGMDRKFSSNVLAMMLQLPFTRQAQKNLCGQATELLKLLDIDSHRDDLAKNLPYGKQRRLEIARALATEPKLLLLDEPAAGMNPSESDDLMQMIRKIRDRGVTIVLIEHHMKLVMDISDRIHVLEYGQKIAEGTPKEVRENPRVIEAYLGKDEVS, encoded by the coding sequence ATGCCGCTTCTATCGGTCAAAGACTTGACGATGCGATTTGGTGGTCTCACCGCCGTGAAGGATGTCGATATCGATGTCGAAGCGGGGCAAATCGTATCGGTGATTGGCCCCAATGGTGCCGGGAAAACAACCGTCTTCAATGCGATCACGGGGATCTACGAACCAACCTCGGGGACGATCGAATTCGCAGGCAGAGAACTGGTGCGTCCGTTAAATTTGCGCGTGATTGCCAGCTGCGCTGCTATCGGAATACTGACCGGCACAATGCTGATGCTCGCCGCTAGCAATATCGACCAGTTGTGGAAAGCCGCCGTGAAGCGGCCCATGGTGATCGCCTACGACACCAAGGAGCCACTCACCACAGGACAGATGCTGCGTGGTGCACGCGAATATCTGGCTGGAGATCTGGCACTCAATCGACTCCGCAGTGGCCGCTGGACCATCATTTCTGCCGACGGCTCGATCACACTCGGGACCGAGAAAAACTATGAGCTGGCGCTCGCGCGGCGCGATCTTGTCCGTCGAGCGATCGACGATCTCGACAGCCTCCAGGTGGTACAGGCCGACAAGCTCGAACTGCAACTGGCGACCGGAGAGACGATCTACTCGGCTGAGAACGAAGCACAAATCGACTTTTTTCGAAAACAGCTAAGCGATATTGCTGCACGTGCTACTGCCGCCAGTTTTTGGCAGATCGGTGCCATGTTTCTCGGAACGATTCTCGGCGCTGCGGGGACCTACGTCGTTTGGAATCGCTCGCGCCGAGTACCAGAAGTGATCTCGCACGGTGGCATTGCTCGCACGTTTCAAAACATTCGACTTTTTCCGCACATGACGGTGCTCGAGAACGTGCTGATTGGCATGGATCGCAAGTTCAGCAGCAATGTGCTGGCGATGATGCTGCAGCTCCCCTTTACCCGTCAAGCGCAAAAGAATCTATGCGGCCAGGCGACCGAACTGCTGAAGCTGCTCGATATCGACTCGCATCGCGACGATTTGGCCAAAAATCTGCCCTATGGCAAGCAGCGTCGCCTGGAAATTGCCCGCGCTCTAGCGACCGAACCGAAACTCCTTTTGCTCGACGAACCAGCGGCTGGCATGAACCCATCGGAGTCGGACGACTTGATGCAGATGATCCGCAAAATTCGTGATCGAGGGGTCACGATCGTGCTGATCGAGCACCACATGAAACTGGTGATGGATATTTCCGATCGAATTCATGTCCTCGAGTACGGACAAAAAATCGCCGAAGGAACACCGAAAGAAGTACGCGAAAATCCTCGCGTCATCGAAGCCTATCTCGGCAAGGACGAGGTGAGCTGA
- a CDS encoding ATP-binding cassette domain-containing protein yields MPRLLEVKGLTAGYGMIEVLHDMSVHIDEGEIVTIIGANGAGKTTTLHCLSGLVPARQGKILLRGQEIQNLPPHEIVLLGLSQSPEGRRIFPRLSVLENLQMGAFTRSDKPQIAKDIEHCYDLFPILKERQQQLGGTLSGGEQQMLAVARAILSRPKLLLLDEPSLGLAPLIVLKIFEVIRKLNQEGMSVILVEQNARMALKLAHRGYVLETGRITATGSGQSLLDDPKVQEAYLGH; encoded by the coding sequence ATGCCGCGACTTTTGGAAGTAAAAGGCCTTACCGCTGGCTACGGCATGATCGAAGTGCTGCACGATATGAGTGTGCACATCGATGAAGGGGAAATCGTGACGATCATCGGCGCCAATGGTGCCGGCAAGACGACCACGCTGCATTGCCTGTCGGGACTTGTTCCCGCACGGCAAGGCAAAATCCTCTTACGTGGCCAAGAGATTCAAAATCTGCCGCCGCATGAAATCGTGCTGCTGGGACTGAGTCAATCGCCCGAAGGTCGACGCATTTTCCCGCGACTCTCGGTACTCGAGAACTTGCAGATGGGAGCTTTCACACGCAGCGATAAGCCCCAAATCGCCAAGGATATCGAGCATTGCTACGATCTGTTTCCGATCCTGAAAGAACGTCAGCAGCAACTGGGCGGAACTCTTTCCGGTGGTGAGCAGCAGATGCTGGCCGTCGCACGAGCGATCCTCAGTCGCCCCAAACTGCTGCTGCTCGACGAACCTTCCCTCGGTCTGGCGCCGCTGATTGTCCTGAAGATCTTCGAAGTGATTCGCAAGCTCAACCAAGAGGGAATGTCGGTGATTCTCGTCGAGCAAAACGCCCGCATGGCGCTCAAGCTGGCCCATCGAGGCTATGTGCTCGAAACCGGCCGCATCACCGCCACCGGCAGTGGCCAATCGCTGCTCGACGACCCCAAAGTGCAAGAAGCCTATCTGGGGCATTAG
- a CDS encoding 5-formyltetrahydrofolate cyclo-ligase, whose product MQGSPAEDSATQKQELRKLIRRKRAELDRRAERSQTVCQRIIELESYQNASRVHLYIEAGSEVATKMLVASAFSLGKTVVVPWCTSDDRLAFFWIQSTDDLTLGSHGILEPSPEITSDSSRKVLPESIPFWIIPGIAFDKQGGRMGQGRGHYDRVLSTLPASTITLGLAFDCQLVDEVPREPHDRPLSGVATETGLFWRDA is encoded by the coding sequence ATGCAAGGTTCGCCTGCGGAAGATTCAGCGACGCAAAAACAGGAACTTAGGAAACTGATTCGCCGTAAGCGAGCCGAACTCGATCGGCGTGCCGAGCGCTCGCAAACAGTTTGCCAGCGGATCATTGAACTCGAAAGCTATCAAAACGCCTCGCGCGTCCATCTTTACATCGAAGCGGGGAGCGAAGTCGCTACTAAAATGCTGGTCGCCAGTGCGTTTTCGCTCGGTAAAACGGTCGTGGTCCCTTGGTGTACCTCCGACGACCGGCTCGCTTTTTTCTGGATCCAGTCGACCGACGATCTAACGCTCGGCAGTCACGGAATCCTGGAACCGTCGCCCGAGATTACGAGTGATTCCTCCCGAAAAGTGCTTCCGGAATCGATTCCGTTTTGGATCATTCCAGGCATCGCGTTCGACAAGCAAGGTGGCCGGATGGGACAAGGTCGCGGCCATTACGACCGGGTTTTGTCGACCTTGCCCGCCAGCACCATTACGCTGGGACTCGCCTTCGACTGTCAACTGGTCGACGAAGTACCACGCGAACCGCACGACCGGCCACTCTCCGGCGTAGCGACTGAAACGGGGCTGTTTTGGCGTGACGCATAA
- a CDS encoding helix-turn-helix transcriptional regulator — MSSLPTELDAAASESMATTTESLRSEIEASDVGLVDFLRTSGPQGVTEIAAAMKVTATAVRQRLVRLQALGDVERATHRSGRGRPTHLYSLTQQGRRRAGSNFTDLAMVLWEELRTIENAEVRRGLLSRLSKRMAGMYQQELGGQFDPDQPLADRMESVAELFKKRKVPFEVRLKTVASLNGEEVFGEVQLPMLEAQACPYPDLAEHDRGICSLEKMVFSELLGSSVKLATCRLDGDNCCTFQPSQSPLPESPAT; from the coding sequence GTGTCCTCTCTTCCTACCGAGCTTGATGCTGCCGCTAGTGAGTCGATGGCGACCACGACGGAATCGCTCCGTAGCGAGATCGAGGCTTCCGATGTGGGGCTGGTCGATTTTTTGCGAACTTCCGGACCTCAAGGCGTGACCGAAATCGCTGCTGCAATGAAGGTTACGGCAACAGCAGTTCGGCAACGATTGGTTCGCTTGCAAGCTCTGGGAGATGTGGAGCGGGCCACGCACCGAAGTGGTCGCGGCCGCCCAACTCATCTTTACAGCTTGACGCAGCAAGGGCGTCGGCGAGCAGGTTCGAATTTCACCGATCTTGCGATGGTTTTGTGGGAAGAACTACGAACGATCGAAAACGCCGAAGTGCGGCGCGGTCTGCTCTCGCGGCTGAGCAAGAGGATGGCTGGGATGTATCAGCAGGAGCTGGGTGGACAATTCGACCCCGATCAGCCTCTGGCCGATCGCATGGAGTCGGTCGCCGAGCTCTTTAAGAAACGCAAAGTGCCATTTGAAGTGCGCCTGAAAACAGTCGCAAGTCTTAATGGCGAAGAGGTTTTCGGCGAAGTTCAGCTTCCCATGCTCGAGGCTCAGGCATGTCCTTATCCGGACCTTGCCGAGCACGATCGAGGGATCTGCTCCTTGGAGAAGATGGTCTTTTCGGAATTGCTGGGCTCTTCGGTCAAACTGGCAACTTGCCGCCTCGACGGCGACAACTGCTGCACGTTTCAGCCGTCGCAGAGCCCGCTCCCGGAATCACCTGCAACATGA
- a CDS encoding branched-chain amino acid ABC transporter substrate-binding protein: protein MSRMLHLNGFWPTATKWVMLSLALFTATLVGCNGKGDSAATSGGNPKVIKIVSSFPRTGSAKAQTDTIVNGIKLALLEVDYKIGEYTIEYIDKDDATASAGQWTSEAETANADFALKDPDVMVYIGTYNSGAAKISMPMLNRGNMLMISPANTWPGLTKPGLGDPGEPEIYRPSGKPTYVRVVPADDLQGTLAADWAKSMGMKTVYILDDKEVYGRGIATLFHERCDEIGIQVLGHDSIDVKSQEFKSKMSSIKALEPDLVYFGGTTQSQAGQIAKDLVAAGLSAKLMVPDGCMEAAFIQSAGAENLNDRCYITFGGLPPKELTGKGKEFVDRYIEQFKTEPEAYAVYGYESARVAIEAIKRAGKKDRAAIVDAAFELKDMEGSLGLWSIDENGDTTLAVLSGNTVKDGKFEFVRILDETLAKAAENDQ, encoded by the coding sequence ATGAGCCGCATGCTCCACCTCAACGGATTCTGGCCAACAGCTACCAAGTGGGTGATGCTTTCACTTGCTCTGTTCACCGCCACTCTGGTCGGCTGCAACGGCAAAGGAGATTCCGCCGCCACGTCGGGGGGCAATCCCAAGGTTATCAAAATCGTCTCGAGCTTCCCCCGCACCGGAAGCGCTAAAGCTCAAACCGACACCATCGTGAACGGTATTAAGCTCGCCTTGCTCGAAGTCGACTACAAAATCGGCGAGTACACGATCGAGTACATCGATAAGGACGACGCGACTGCCTCGGCTGGACAGTGGACCAGTGAGGCCGAAACCGCCAACGCCGACTTTGCTCTCAAAGATCCCGATGTGATGGTCTACATCGGCACGTACAACTCGGGGGCCGCCAAGATCTCCATGCCGATGCTCAATCGCGGAAACATGCTCATGATTAGCCCGGCCAACACCTGGCCAGGACTCACCAAGCCAGGTCTCGGCGACCCAGGTGAACCCGAGATCTATCGCCCCAGCGGAAAGCCCACCTATGTGCGTGTGGTTCCAGCCGACGACCTTCAAGGAACTTTGGCAGCCGACTGGGCCAAGTCGATGGGGATGAAAACGGTTTACATTCTCGACGACAAAGAAGTTTATGGGCGTGGCATCGCCACCCTGTTTCACGAACGGTGCGACGAAATCGGCATCCAGGTACTGGGGCACGACAGCATCGACGTGAAGAGCCAAGAGTTCAAATCCAAGATGTCGTCGATCAAAGCACTCGAGCCTGATCTTGTCTACTTCGGTGGCACCACTCAGTCACAAGCAGGCCAAATCGCTAAAGACTTGGTAGCTGCGGGACTCTCGGCCAAACTGATGGTCCCCGATGGTTGCATGGAAGCTGCCTTCATTCAGTCGGCTGGTGCCGAGAACCTGAACGACCGCTGCTACATCACATTCGGTGGACTTCCGCCGAAAGAGTTGACCGGCAAGGGGAAGGAGTTTGTCGACCGCTATATCGAGCAGTTCAAGACCGAGCCAGAAGCGTACGCTGTGTATGGCTATGAATCGGCGCGTGTAGCCATCGAAGCGATCAAACGGGCTGGCAAAAAAGATCGCGCCGCGATCGTCGACGCGGCCTTCGAACTCAAAGACATGGAGGGCTCGCTCGGGCTATGGTCGATCGACGAAAATGGCGACACCACGCTGGCGGTCCTCAGTGGCAACACCGTGAAAGATGGCAAGTTCGAGTTTGTTCGCATACTCGATGAAACCCTTGCGAAGGCAGCCGAGAACGATCAATAG
- a CDS encoding Xaa-Pro peptidase family protein, whose translation MNPLDTDLSACRARQERLLHYMHLMQLDMVVVTQIEHVQYLAGPRFGWVFSPAAVLHADGKLTLVAPAKPTVEAAADEILTYDAQLHSTLRNDQRKASSEVLMKAMQSRPLAARVGVEFSSFGVHMSCIGKELVDIEPTLYRLRRKKDDDELARICHAIDGTKAMYKLAREIIRPGISEIEVFNRLQGAAVEYYGEMLTGTGNDYQCGSRGGPPRNNRLAEAGELYILDLGPAFRGYFADNSRAIAVDGQPSELQLAAWSQIMQVFKHLEATVKPGKSCRELFDEAQAILDQSPIGVFNHHLGHGIGLFPHEAPHLNPNWDDVFQVGDVFTAEPGLYAPELRAGMRIENDYLVTEDGVKLLSDIPLEL comes from the coding sequence ATGAACCCGCTCGATACCGATCTTTCGGCCTGCCGTGCCCGCCAAGAGCGACTTCTGCACTACATGCACCTGATGCAGTTGGACATGGTAGTGGTGACGCAAATCGAGCATGTGCAGTACCTCGCTGGCCCGAGATTCGGCTGGGTCTTTTCCCCCGCTGCCGTGCTGCATGCCGACGGCAAGTTGACCCTCGTGGCTCCTGCCAAGCCGACCGTGGAAGCAGCCGCCGACGAAATCCTGACCTACGACGCACAGTTGCACAGCACCTTGCGTAACGATCAGCGTAAGGCCTCGAGCGAAGTGTTGATGAAGGCGATGCAAAGTCGCCCACTTGCCGCACGCGTCGGTGTCGAATTTTCTTCGTTTGGTGTCCACATGAGCTGCATTGGCAAAGAGCTCGTCGACATCGAACCAACGCTCTATCGTCTGCGCCGGAAAAAGGACGACGACGAACTGGCACGCATCTGCCACGCCATTGATGGCACCAAGGCGATGTACAAACTGGCTCGCGAAATCATTCGCCCCGGCATCAGCGAAATCGAAGTCTTCAATCGCCTGCAAGGGGCAGCTGTCGAGTACTACGGCGAAATGCTCACCGGAACTGGCAACGACTATCAGTGTGGCAGCCGCGGCGGACCACCGCGCAACAATCGCCTTGCAGAAGCGGGTGAACTTTATATCCTTGACCTCGGCCCGGCGTTTCGCGGCTACTTTGCCGACAACAGCCGCGCTATTGCTGTCGATGGTCAGCCGAGCGAACTGCAACTCGCCGCGTGGTCGCAAATCATGCAGGTCTTTAAGCACCTCGAAGCAACCGTGAAGCCGGGCAAGAGCTGCCGCGAACTGTTCGACGAAGCTCAAGCGATCCTCGACCAATCGCCAATCGGTGTGTTCAACCACCACCTGGGGCATGGCATCGGTCTCTTCCCGCACGAAGCGCCACACCTTAACCCCAACTGGGACGATGTGTTTCAAGTCGGCGATGTCTTCACCGCTGAACCGGGGCTCTATGCTCCTGAACTTCGAGCGGGCATGCGCATCGAGAACGACTACCTCGTGACCGAAGATGGCGTGAAGCTACTCAGCGATATTCCGCTCGAACTCTAA
- a CDS encoding branched-chain amino acid ABC transporter permease, with the protein MSSTKPRPHQHSAAKVSQKSLAKYSPVSLSTLAEWGVIVALILYPFLPIPATYGTQLSNLFIFAILALGLNVVVGYTGLLNLGIAAFFGIGAYITGILMASPTYPFGWNFVPTLVVATLGAGAAGLMLGAPTLRLRGDYLALVTLGFGEVLRTSLENLEEITGGTRTLGPIPPPAPETLIGLEFDWSQDFRPFYYLNLIVLAIVVKLLFNLERSKLGRAWVAIREDELAATCMGISAARVKMSAFAAGAAIAGLAGSLYAINLGNTSAPAAFDFNRSIMMLCCVILGGLGSIRGTLLGVLLLIGFDNVLSPILDGLIQQSGLNPDGSRFLTFSSWRLLIFGLALILMMRLRPEGLIPASRVQLELHPEHENGATIATKGAT; encoded by the coding sequence ATGAGCAGCACCAAGCCCCGTCCTCATCAACATTCCGCTGCGAAAGTGTCGCAAAAATCCCTAGCGAAATACTCGCCGGTTTCCCTCAGCACCCTGGCTGAATGGGGCGTCATCGTCGCGCTAATTCTCTATCCCTTCTTGCCGATTCCCGCCACTTACGGCACGCAGCTTTCGAACCTCTTTATCTTCGCGATCTTGGCACTCGGTTTGAATGTGGTTGTCGGGTACACCGGTCTGCTGAACCTCGGCATCGCAGCCTTCTTCGGAATTGGTGCCTACATCACCGGCATCCTGATGGCCTCCCCCACCTATCCGTTTGGCTGGAACTTTGTGCCGACTCTCGTTGTGGCAACACTCGGCGCAGGAGCAGCGGGATTAATGCTCGGCGCACCGACGCTGCGACTCCGTGGCGACTATCTCGCGCTGGTCACCCTCGGGTTTGGTGAAGTGCTTCGAACGTCGCTCGAGAACCTCGAGGAAATCACCGGCGGCACCCGAACTCTCGGCCCAATTCCGCCCCCTGCTCCCGAAACACTCATTGGACTAGAGTTCGACTGGAGCCAAGATTTTCGGCCGTTTTACTACTTAAACCTGATCGTGCTCGCGATTGTGGTGAAGCTGCTGTTTAACCTCGAACGCTCGAAGCTCGGACGTGCATGGGTGGCGATTCGCGAAGATGAACTGGCCGCCACTTGCATGGGGATTAGCGCCGCACGTGTCAAAATGTCAGCCTTTGCGGCAGGTGCTGCGATCGCAGGGCTCGCCGGCTCGCTCTACGCCATCAATCTTGGCAACACGTCAGCCCCAGCTGCGTTTGACTTCAATCGCAGCATCATGATGCTTTGCTGCGTGATCCTCGGAGGGCTCGGAAGCATTCGTGGCACGCTGCTAGGCGTACTACTCCTCATTGGCTTCGACAACGTACTTTCACCGATTCTCGATGGCCTGATTCAGCAGTCGGGACTCAACCCCGACGGCAGCCGTTTTTTGACGTTCAGCAGTTGGCGACTTTTGATTTTCGGCCTCGCTCTGATTCTGATGATGCGACTCCGTCCAGAAGGACTGATTCCTGCCAGCCGCGTGCAACTCGAACTGCATCCCGAGCACGAAAACGGAGCCACCATCGCCACGAAAGGAGCGACCTAA
- the dusB gene encoding tRNA dihydrouridine synthase DusB, with protein MPPIYIGQVKVDPPILQAPMAGYTNYAYRQMVREFGGAGLQATEMVNASGFAWLHEHEAEHPDRLWGVKEEARPLAVQMWDNDPATLAKVGERLANELHVSVVDINFGCPVKDVTEKAHSGSYLLKFPDRIAQIVERVVKACAPTPVTAKIRLGCSRDAINAIEIAKVVESAGAAALTVHGRTAADFFRGTADWNRIAEIKPHLKKIPLIGNGDLDSPEKVIEAFRRYGVDGVMIARASMGRPWLFRQAAAALRGEPVPPDPTAEEQRLTMLRHYELTCARFGEQKGTLLMRKFACNYATGRPGARTFRAMVANVFTREDFFNVVERYFPREEPHDVDIPPHVYK; from the coding sequence GTGCCGCCGATTTACATCGGGCAGGTAAAAGTCGATCCCCCAATCCTTCAGGCACCGATGGCGGGCTATACCAACTATGCCTATCGCCAGATGGTGCGCGAGTTTGGCGGCGCTGGGCTCCAAGCGACCGAAATGGTGAACGCTTCGGGGTTTGCCTGGCTGCACGAGCACGAGGCAGAGCATCCCGATCGCTTGTGGGGAGTGAAAGAAGAAGCGCGGCCCCTTGCCGTGCAAATGTGGGACAACGACCCCGCCACGCTCGCAAAAGTGGGAGAGCGTTTGGCGAATGAACTACACGTGAGCGTGGTGGATATCAACTTCGGCTGTCCGGTGAAGGATGTGACCGAGAAGGCGCACAGCGGATCGTATTTGCTGAAATTTCCCGATCGAATTGCCCAGATTGTCGAGCGGGTAGTGAAGGCATGCGCGCCGACCCCGGTGACGGCCAAGATTCGCCTAGGCTGCTCGCGCGATGCGATCAACGCGATCGAGATTGCGAAGGTTGTCGAGTCGGCTGGTGCTGCCGCTCTCACCGTACATGGACGAACGGCTGCCGATTTCTTTCGCGGAACTGCCGACTGGAATCGCATTGCCGAGATTAAGCCGCACCTAAAAAAGATTCCGCTGATCGGCAATGGAGATCTCGATTCGCCCGAGAAGGTGATCGAGGCGTTTCGGCGCTATGGGGTCGACGGCGTAATGATCGCGCGAGCTTCGATGGGACGCCCTTGGCTCTTCCGCCAAGCTGCAGCCGCACTGCGAGGCGAGCCTGTTCCTCCCGATCCGACAGCGGAAGAGCAGCGTCTAACCATGCTGCGACATTATGAGCTCACCTGTGCACGCTTTGGCGAGCAAAAAGGGACGCTGCTGATGCGCAAGTTCGCCTGCAACTATGCCACCGGTCGTCCTGGTGCTCGCACCTTCCGTGCAATGGTGGCCAACGTCTTCACGCGCGAAGATTTTTTCAATGTCGTCGAACGTTACTTCCCTCGCGAAGAACCGCACGACGTCGACATTCCGCCGCATGTGTATAAGTAA
- the sufC gene encoding Fe-S cluster assembly ATPase SufC produces the protein MTDTLRIENLHVSVEGKQILRGVNLEIKKGETHALMGPNGSGKSTLGLVIMGHPKYEVTEGAIYFNGENITEREVDERARMGLFYAFQRPVAIPGVKLADFLRHASSNVRNPNRKEGEELIPMREFRKELKGKMEQLRMDPDFARRYVNDGFSGGEMKRAEILQLAMLQPKIAILDETDSGLDADAVRLASQSIAEIGREKMGLLIITHHDKLLEHNPPQFTHVILGGRIVETGGAELADELHTQGYDRIRRMYPDAAQQNEALESKQPQAVG, from the coding sequence ATGACCGACACGCTTCGTATTGAAAACCTGCACGTCTCGGTAGAAGGAAAACAAATCCTTCGTGGCGTGAATCTCGAGATCAAAAAGGGCGAAACGCACGCCTTAATGGGACCTAACGGCAGCGGCAAGAGCACGCTCGGTCTCGTGATCATGGGACATCCGAAGTACGAAGTGACTGAAGGAGCGATCTACTTCAACGGTGAGAACATCACCGAACGTGAAGTCGATGAACGAGCTCGCATGGGGCTCTTCTATGCCTTCCAGCGCCCCGTGGCTATTCCTGGCGTGAAGCTGGCCGACTTCCTGCGTCATGCGTCGTCGAACGTTCGTAACCCGAACCGCAAAGAGGGTGAAGAACTGATTCCAATGCGTGAGTTTCGTAAGGAACTCAAAGGCAAGATGGAGCAGCTTCGGATGGACCCTGATTTTGCACGTCGTTACGTGAACGACGGCTTTTCGGGTGGCGAAATGAAACGGGCCGAAATCCTGCAACTGGCGATGCTGCAGCCCAAGATTGCCATCCTCGACGAAACCGACTCTGGTCTCGACGCTGATGCGGTTCGCCTCGCGAGCCAAAGCATCGCCGAGATTGGTCGCGAGAAGATGGGCCTGCTCATCATCACGCACCACGACAAACTCCTCGAACACAACCCGCCTCAGTTCACACACGTGATTCTGGGCGGACGTATTGTGGAAACCGGCGGAGCCGAACTGGCCGACGAACTCCACACGCAAGGTTACGACCGTATTCGCCGGATGTATCCCGACGCAGCACAGCAGAACGAGGCGCTCGAATCCAAGCAGCCTCAGGCAGTGGGTTAG
- a CDS encoding branched-chain amino acid ABC transporter permease: MMHSLLADATTSAPFGTFLQQVLIGLTNGSLIALIALGYTMVYGIIGLINFAHGDLFMLGSFFALTVISLILGVAGGESSSAAFIFLAIFVSLVLVPLFCASLNVTVDYIIYKPLRNAPKLAPLVSAIGVSFIFMNAGLLWRGASPVHFPNILPGGNYNLFELINYESIRFTVKDLTVILITVPVMVGLTLFVKYTKLGTAMRATEQSQLAARLMGINVDRVIAVTFGIGGALAGVASVIYGLTINTVSFQMGFQNGIYAFTAAVLGGIGSLPGAMLGGLIIGLVRSLGSEYIGENWTNALIFSILIAILVFRPSGLLGKTGREKV; encoded by the coding sequence ATGATGCATTCTCTGCTTGCCGATGCCACCACGAGTGCTCCTTTTGGCACGTTCTTGCAGCAAGTGCTGATCGGCCTCACCAATGGCTCGCTGATCGCGCTGATTGCACTCGGCTATACGATGGTCTACGGCATCATCGGGCTGATTAATTTTGCGCACGGCGATCTGTTCATGCTCGGCTCGTTCTTCGCCCTCACTGTGATCAGCTTGATCCTGGGAGTTGCGGGGGGCGAATCATCGTCGGCAGCGTTTATTTTTCTAGCGATTTTTGTATCGCTGGTCCTGGTGCCGCTGTTCTGCGCTTCGCTGAATGTCACAGTCGACTACATCATCTATAAGCCGCTACGCAACGCCCCCAAGCTTGCGCCGCTAGTTTCGGCTATTGGCGTTTCGTTCATCTTCATGAACGCAGGACTGCTGTGGCGCGGTGCTTCCCCCGTCCACTTCCCCAACATTCTTCCGGGCGGCAACTACAACCTGTTCGAATTGATCAACTACGAATCGATTCGCTTCACTGTGAAGGATCTCACCGTCATCCTCATCACCGTTCCTGTAATGGTGGGACTCACCCTATTTGTGAAGTACACCAAACTGGGAACGGCCATGCGTGCGACCGAGCAAAGCCAACTCGCAGCACGCCTGATGGGCATCAACGTCGATCGCGTCATCGCCGTCACCTTCGGCATCGGTGGTGCACTAGCTGGCGTTGCGAGCGTGATCTACGGACTCACAATCAACACCGTTAGTTTTCAAATGGGGTTTCAGAACGGCATCTACGCCTTCACGGCAGCTGTGCTCGGTGGCATTGGGAGCCTCCCGGGCGCGATGCTCGGTGGCTTGATCATCGGCCTCGTCCGCTCGCTCGGAAGCGAATACATCGGCGAGAACTGGACCAATGCCCTCATCTTTTCGATTCTGATTGCGATCCTGGTGTTTCGCCCTTCGGGACTCCTTGGAAAAACAGGACGCGAAAAAGTATGA